Proteins from one Flammeovirgaceae bacterium genomic window:
- a CDS encoding DNA gyrase/topoisomerase IV subunit A produces MGKRKKDKTHKPKVLKGKAAGQDGSHDLDSVDELYQYWFLDYASYVILERAVPRIEDGLKPVQRRIAHAIKEMDDGRFNKVANVIGQTMQYHPHGDAAIGEAIVNLGQKDLLLETQGNWGDVRTGDSAAAPRYIEARLSKFALDVVYNPQTTEWQLSYDGRKKEPVTLPVKFPLLLAQGVEGIAVGLSTKILPHNFCELVKASIEVLKGKSPKIFPDFPGGGYADFAEYDQGQRGGRIKVRAKIEVQDKKTLVIKEIPYGTTTTSLIESIVKASEKGKIKIKQVVDNTAREVEILVHLQPGHAPEVVMDALYAFTDCEVSISPNACVIVEEKPRFMKVNEILKYNTEQTVGLLKRELEIKRDELMEKILFSSLEKIFIEKRIYRNIEECETFEEVIGTIDKGLKPYKKQFYREITRDDILRLTEIKIKRISRYDSFKADELLKGLEEELKQTRHHLKHLTEYAISYYQNLLDKYGKGRERRTEIKGFQTVAATEVIANNQKLYVNRADGFIGWGLKRDEFIAECSEIDDIIAIRKDGKAIVSRIAEKVFMGKDILYAGVWKKGDDRMVYNLIYSDGKTGKSFVKRFSMPAIIRDKEYDLAQGNPNSRVHYLSANPNGEAEVVNVKLTAASTARKKVFEFDFSGLEIKGRGSRGNTLTKYPIRKVELLQSGVSTLSGLDLWFDPISGRLNKEKRGWHVGKFDGDDLILSITKSGNYKLTGFEPNTRFEGEEKTLLVEKFDPGKVITAVYKDGEAKQYFVKRFLVETNTMDKEFGFISESIGSRLEFVSTETSPEVAVELVKGKSKARQTETVRLDEVVDVKGWKAMGNRLSPHKVAKLRPVEGPGGEEGLQEGAPGPSGVSVRPQSQKKKPQKQEGQNGQPKKEARQKNQRPSLEERQGQNQKGGQASLFEENQPQKEKQKKVSAKDSGGPPEDARAFGVGETIELDL; encoded by the coding sequence ATGGGCAAAAGAAAAAAAGACAAAACGCACAAACCAAAGGTACTCAAGGGCAAGGCCGCTGGACAGGATGGGTCGCACGACCTCGATTCGGTGGATGAGTTGTACCAATATTGGTTTCTTGATTACGCATCGTACGTGATATTGGAGCGGGCCGTGCCCCGTATTGAAGACGGGCTTAAGCCTGTGCAGCGGAGGATCGCCCACGCGATAAAGGAAATGGACGATGGCCGGTTCAACAAAGTGGCCAACGTAATAGGCCAAACGATGCAGTACCACCCCCATGGCGATGCGGCCATAGGGGAGGCCATCGTAAACCTCGGGCAAAAAGACCTGTTGCTCGAAACCCAGGGAAACTGGGGGGACGTAAGGACAGGGGACAGCGCGGCCGCGCCCCGGTACATTGAAGCCCGGTTGTCGAAATTTGCCCTTGATGTGGTTTACAACCCCCAGACCACGGAATGGCAGTTGTCCTATGATGGAAGGAAGAAAGAACCGGTCACCCTGCCGGTCAAGTTTCCGCTGCTGCTGGCACAGGGGGTGGAAGGGATTGCCGTGGGGCTATCCACGAAAATTTTGCCCCACAACTTTTGCGAACTGGTAAAAGCTTCCATAGAGGTATTGAAAGGAAAGTCGCCCAAGATCTTTCCCGATTTTCCGGGCGGGGGGTATGCCGATTTTGCCGAATACGACCAGGGACAAAGGGGAGGGCGCATCAAAGTGAGGGCAAAAATCGAAGTGCAGGACAAGAAGACGCTGGTTATCAAGGAAATACCTTATGGCACCACCACTACCTCATTAATTGAGTCCATTGTCAAGGCCAGCGAAAAAGGGAAGATCAAAATAAAACAGGTGGTGGACAATACTGCCCGGGAGGTGGAAATACTCGTGCACCTGCAGCCCGGCCATGCCCCGGAGGTGGTGATGGATGCACTGTACGCCTTTACCGACTGTGAAGTGTCCATATCCCCCAACGCCTGCGTGATCGTGGAGGAAAAGCCGAGGTTCATGAAAGTGAACGAAATCCTCAAATACAATACGGAACAAACGGTGGGGCTGCTGAAACGGGAGCTGGAGATCAAGCGGGACGAGTTGATGGAGAAGATCCTGTTTTCTTCCCTGGAAAAGATATTTATCGAAAAGCGCATTTACCGGAACATCGAGGAGTGCGAGACTTTTGAGGAGGTGATCGGCACCATTGACAAAGGGCTTAAACCCTATAAGAAGCAGTTCTACCGGGAGATCACCCGGGACGACATCCTTCGGTTGACGGAAATAAAGATCAAGCGTATCTCCAGGTATGATTCCTTTAAGGCAGACGAACTGCTTAAAGGCCTGGAGGAAGAACTAAAGCAAACCAGGCACCACCTGAAGCACCTGACGGAGTATGCCATATCCTACTACCAAAACCTGCTGGACAAATATGGCAAAGGCCGGGAGAGAAGGACGGAGATAAAAGGCTTTCAAACCGTAGCGGCCACGGAAGTAATCGCCAACAACCAAAAACTTTATGTAAACCGGGCCGATGGCTTTATTGGGTGGGGGCTGAAGCGTGACGAGTTTATTGCGGAGTGCTCGGAGATAGACGATATCATTGCCATTAGGAAAGATGGCAAGGCCATAGTATCGCGCATAGCGGAGAAAGTGTTTATGGGCAAGGATATTTTGTATGCGGGAGTGTGGAAGAAAGGGGACGACAGGATGGTGTACAACCTCATCTACTCCGATGGAAAAACGGGCAAGTCTTTTGTCAAGCGTTTTTCCATGCCCGCCATAATCCGGGACAAAGAATACGACCTTGCCCAGGGCAACCCCAACAGCCGGGTGCACTACTTGAGCGCCAACCCCAATGGTGAGGCTGAGGTGGTCAATGTGAAGCTTACCGCGGCAAGCACGGCCCGCAAGAAGGTTTTTGAGTTTGATTTTTCCGGTCTTGAAATAAAAGGGAGGGGGTCCCGTGGGAATACCCTTACCAAATACCCCATCAGGAAGGTGGAACTGCTCCAATCGGGTGTCTCCACCCTGAGTGGGCTGGACTTGTGGTTTGACCCCATATCCGGGCGCCTGAACAAAGAAAAAAGGGGCTGGCATGTGGGCAAGTTTGACGGGGACGACCTGATCCTTTCGATCACCAAAAGCGGTAACTATAAATTGACGGGCTTCGAGCCCAACACCCGTTTTGAAGGGGAGGAGAAGACATTGTTGGTGGAAAAATTTGATCCGGGCAAAGTCATTACCGCAGTGTACAAGGATGGGGAGGCCAAGCAATATTTTGTAAAGCGGTTCCTTGTCGAAACCAACACCATGGACAAGGAATTTGGGTTTATTTCCGAGTCCATTGGTTCGCGCCTTGAGTTTGTGTCGACCGAAACCTCCCCGGAGGTGGCGGTGGAATTGGTTAAAGGCAAAAGCAAGGCCAGGCAAACTGAAACGGTACGCCTGGACGAAGTAGTGGACGTGAAAGGGTGGAAGGCCATGGGCAACCGGTTGTCACCGCACAAGGTGGCCAAGTTGAGGCCCGTGGAGGGCCCCGGTGGGGAGGAGGGACTGCAGGAAGGTGCGCCTGGGCCGAGTGGGGTTTCCGTTCGTCCACAGTCGCAAAAAAAAAAGCCACAAAAGCAGGAAGGGCAAAACGGCCAGCCCAAAAAAGAAGCCCGTCAAAAAAACCAAAGGCCAAGCCTGGAAGAACGCCAAGGCCAAAATCAAAAAGGGGGACAAGCAAGCCTCTTCGAAGAAAACCAGCCTCAAAAGGAAAAGCAAAAAAAGGTAAGCGCAAAAGATAGTGGGGGGCCACCTGAAGATGCCCGGGCTTTTGGCGTGGGGGAAACCATCGAGTTGGACCTGTAA
- a CDS encoding sterol desaturase family protein, giving the protein MNLNPIVLSIPIFFLLIGIELVVERFSHRKLYRLPDAVSNLSCGITSQLSGLFLKVLAIGVYEVLYANFAFFEWERNGLYWIALFLLVDLAYYWGHRMSHEINLFWGGHVVHHQSEDYNLSVALRQSSFQVVWTFAFNLPLALLGFKTLDFALMSALNTLYQFWIHTETINKLGFLEYFLNTPSHHRVHHGRDPKYIDKNHAGALIIWDKMFGTFQAEEEKPTYGITKPINSWNAVWANFSHYAQMGKDLKRIENWGDKIKYLFKKPGWLPESLGGYRPAPEVDKATYKKYETPAPMALHYYVLFQYGLCLAGTGLFLFHQNNFLIGEKAFFTVIISIVVVNCGVLFENKPWVIWAEWLRIVLYPLLLIVLTLVYFLPTLLIGTAIAYLIISGTWFYSLTKNARLQTA; this is encoded by the coding sequence TTGAATCTGAATCCCATTGTCCTCTCCATCCCTATTTTTTTCCTGCTGATCGGAATTGAGTTGGTGGTGGAGCGCTTTTCGCACCGAAAACTGTACCGCCTTCCCGATGCGGTCTCCAACCTCAGCTGTGGCATTACCTCCCAGCTTTCCGGTTTGTTCTTAAAAGTACTTGCCATAGGGGTGTACGAGGTCCTTTATGCCAACTTTGCCTTTTTTGAATGGGAACGAAACGGGCTTTATTGGATAGCTTTGTTCCTGCTGGTCGACTTGGCCTACTACTGGGGCCACCGGATGAGCCATGAAATCAACCTGTTTTGGGGAGGGCACGTGGTGCACCACCAAAGCGAAGACTACAACCTATCCGTGGCGTTGAGGCAAAGCAGCTTTCAGGTGGTGTGGACTTTTGCCTTTAACCTGCCACTGGCCTTGCTCGGGTTCAAGACGCTGGACTTCGCCCTGATGTCGGCCCTCAACACGCTCTATCAATTTTGGATACACACCGAAACCATCAATAAACTGGGGTTCCTGGAATATTTCCTCAATACCCCCTCCCACCACAGGGTGCACCATGGGCGGGACCCCAAATACATCGACAAAAACCATGCAGGGGCCCTTATTATTTGGGACAAAATGTTTGGCACCTTCCAGGCGGAAGAAGAAAAGCCCACCTATGGGATTACCAAGCCCATCAACAGTTGGAACGCTGTCTGGGCCAACTTTAGCCACTATGCCCAAATGGGCAAAGACCTGAAAAGGATTGAAAATTGGGGCGATAAAATAAAATACCTGTTTAAAAAACCCGGCTGGCTCCCCGAATCCCTTGGAGGTTACCGCCCCGCCCCGGAAGTGGACAAGGCCACCTATAAAAAATACGAGACGCCCGCCCCGATGGCGCTCCACTACTATGTGCTGTTTCAGTACGGGCTTTGCCTTGCCGGCACAGGGTTGTTCCTGTTCCACCAGAACAACTTCCTGATAGGCGAAAAAGCGTTCTTCACCGTCATCATCTCCATTGTGGTGGTCAATTGTGGCGTGCTCTTTGAAAACAAGCCCTGGGTAATATGGGCAGAGTGGCTCCGCATTGTCCTCTACCCTTTGCTTTTGATCGTGCTGACACTCGTCTATTTTTTGCCTACCCTGCTCATTGGTACGGCCATTGCTTATTTGATTATCTCGGGTACCTGGTTTTATTCCCTTACAAAAAATGCACGCCTTCAAACCGCTTAG
- a CDS encoding YdcF family protein, protein MFFLSRVLRQLFYLAIGVALFVVASNIWIVNSTADRVYSHYDSLSHHPVALVLGTSHLLTTGEPNPFFDNRMETAASLFKNGKVKHFIVSGDNRTKYYNEPLEMKKALVKLGIPSSAITLDYAGFRTLDSVVRSKEIFGQEEITIVTQTFHCYRALFISHYYGIDAVAYVNNEPDIEVTEKVHWREYLARAKAILDLYILKTTPHYLGQKEPIRL, encoded by the coding sequence ATGTTTTTTTTATCAAGGGTGCTCAGGCAACTTTTTTACCTTGCCATAGGGGTGGCTTTGTTTGTGGTGGCCTCCAACATTTGGATAGTGAACAGCACGGCAGACAGGGTGTATTCCCATTATGACAGCCTCTCCCACCACCCGGTGGCCCTGGTGCTCGGTACCAGCCATTTATTGACCACCGGGGAGCCCAATCCTTTTTTTGACAACAGGATGGAAACCGCTGCCTCCCTGTTTAAAAATGGCAAGGTGAAGCATTTTATCGTGAGTGGCGACAACCGGACAAAATATTACAACGAGCCCCTGGAGATGAAAAAGGCATTGGTGAAATTGGGCATCCCGTCCTCTGCCATTACCCTGGACTATGCCGGGTTCCGCACCCTGGATTCCGTGGTGCGGAGCAAGGAAATATTTGGCCAGGAGGAAATAACCATTGTTACCCAGACCTTTCACTGTTACCGGGCGCTGTTCATTTCCCACTATTACGGTATAGATGCCGTGGCCTATGTAAACAACGAGCCCGATATTGAGGTAACCGAAAAGGTGCATTGGAGGGAATACCTCGCGCGGGCAAAGGCCATCCTGGACTTGTACATATTGAAAACCACCCCCCATTATTTAGGCCAAAAGGAACCCATTCGGCTTTAA
- a CDS encoding 2,3,4,5-tetrahydropyridine-2,6-dicarboxylate N-succinyltransferase, protein MELQQQIEAAWNDRTLLEEKATQDAIRAVIGLLDKGSLRVAVPEGADWKVNEWVKKAVILYFPIQQMEVLEVGPFEFHDKIALKKDYKTLGVRVVPHAIARYGSFVNKGVVMMPSYINIGAYVDEGTMVDTWATVGSCSQIGKQVHLSGGVGIGGVLEPVQAAPVIVEDGAFIGSRCIIVEGVHVGKEAVLGANVVLTGSSKIIDVTGPEPVVHKGMVPSRSVVVPGSMPKKFPAGEYHVACALIIGKRKESTDKKTSLNEALRENNVSV, encoded by the coding sequence ATGGAATTGCAACAGCAGATTGAGGCCGCCTGGAACGACCGCACGCTCCTGGAGGAAAAGGCCACCCAGGATGCCATCCGGGCGGTGATCGGCCTATTGGACAAGGGAAGCCTGAGGGTGGCAGTGCCGGAAGGGGCGGACTGGAAGGTAAATGAGTGGGTAAAGAAGGCGGTAATTTTGTATTTCCCCATCCAGCAGATGGAGGTCCTTGAAGTGGGCCCCTTCGAATTCCACGATAAGATCGCCCTTAAAAAGGACTATAAAACATTGGGCGTGAGGGTGGTGCCCCATGCCATCGCACGTTATGGTTCTTTTGTGAACAAGGGGGTAGTGATGATGCCTTCTTACATAAATATTGGCGCCTATGTGGACGAGGGCACCATGGTGGACACCTGGGCAACAGTGGGCAGTTGTTCACAGATAGGGAAGCAGGTGCACCTGAGCGGGGGCGTGGGCATAGGCGGGGTGTTGGAACCTGTCCAGGCCGCCCCTGTCATCGTGGAAGACGGTGCCTTCATAGGCTCCCGCTGCATTATTGTGGAGGGCGTGCATGTGGGCAAGGAGGCCGTGTTGGGCGCCAATGTGGTGCTGACGGGCAGCTCCAAAATAATTGACGTGACAGGGCCGGAACCTGTCGTGCACAAGGGCATGGTGCCGTCCCGTTCCGTGGTGGTGCCCGGCTCCATGCCCAAGAAATTCCCGGCAGGCGAATACCACGTGGCCTGTGCGTTGATCATTGGCAAGCGGAAGGAGAGCACCGATAAAAAAACCTCGCTGAACGAGGCGCTAAGGGAGAATAATGTATCCGTCTAG
- a CDS encoding type IIA DNA topoisomerase subunit B has product MAKDLFQYDESSVKSLDWREHIRLRPGMYIGKLGDGSSKDDGIYVLVKEVIDNSIDEHMMGYGKVIDVEITDQRVTVRDYGRGIPLGKVIDCVSKINTGAKYDSSAFQKSVGLNGVGTKAVNALSNYFKVQAFREGKTKLAEFRKGKVTNDAKIAKSKEKNGTAIVFEPDGTMFKNYHFIPEYLDDLMWNYAFLNAGLTIHYNGKKFYSKDGLLDLLKHKIENEEVRYPIIHLKGNDVEFALTHGAQYGEEYYSFVNGQHTTQGGTHLAAFREGVVKGVRAYFKKDFDASDIRASMVAAIAVRVQEPVFESQTKTKLGSLHMAPDGPTVRSYIGDFVAKELEIYLHGNPKSSEALLKRIQQSERERKEIAGIKKLANERAKKANLHNKKLRDCRFHFNEGKDGRGQESMIFITEGDSASGSITKSRDVETQAVFSLRGKPLNCFGLTKKVVYENEEFNLLQHALNIEDGLDGLRYNKVVIATDADVDGMHIRLLLLTFFLQFFPELVKAGHVFILETPLFRVRNKKETVYCYSEDEKQKAVAKLGAKPEITRFKGLGEISPDEFGKFIGEDIRLQPVILGKDSHLASTLEFYMGKNSPTRQEFIIDNLRIEMDIVKEGVMEEVEV; this is encoded by the coding sequence ATGGCGAAAGACCTATTTCAGTATGACGAATCGAGTGTAAAGTCGCTTGATTGGAGGGAGCATATCCGGCTGCGGCCGGGGATGTACATTGGCAAGTTGGGGGACGGGTCTTCCAAAGACGATGGCATCTATGTGTTGGTAAAGGAAGTGATCGACAACTCCATCGATGAACACATGATGGGGTATGGAAAGGTAATAGATGTGGAGATCACCGACCAGCGGGTTACCGTCAGGGACTATGGCCGTGGCATTCCTTTGGGCAAAGTAATCGATTGCGTGTCGAAGATCAATACCGGGGCCAAATACGACTCCAGTGCTTTTCAAAAATCGGTGGGGCTAAACGGGGTCGGTACCAAAGCGGTAAACGCCCTGTCCAACTACTTTAAGGTGCAGGCTTTCAGGGAGGGCAAAACGAAGCTGGCGGAATTCAGGAAAGGCAAGGTTACTAACGATGCCAAGATTGCCAAGTCGAAAGAAAAGAATGGCACGGCCATCGTTTTTGAGCCAGACGGCACCATGTTCAAAAACTACCACTTCATCCCAGAGTACCTTGACGATTTGATGTGGAATTATGCCTTTCTGAATGCCGGGCTCACCATTCATTACAACGGGAAGAAATTTTACAGCAAGGATGGCCTGCTTGATTTGTTGAAGCATAAGATTGAAAACGAAGAGGTGCGCTACCCCATCATCCACCTGAAAGGCAATGATGTGGAATTTGCCCTGACGCACGGTGCCCAATATGGTGAAGAGTATTACTCTTTTGTAAACGGGCAGCACACTACCCAGGGGGGCACCCACCTGGCGGCTTTTCGGGAAGGGGTGGTAAAGGGGGTAAGGGCCTATTTCAAAAAGGACTTCGATGCCTCCGACATTCGGGCGAGCATGGTGGCCGCCATAGCCGTGCGCGTGCAGGAGCCGGTATTTGAATCCCAGACCAAGACCAAATTAGGCTCCCTCCATATGGCCCCCGATGGGCCAACGGTAAGGAGCTACATTGGGGATTTTGTGGCCAAGGAATTGGAGATATACCTTCATGGCAACCCCAAATCATCGGAAGCCCTCCTCAAACGCATCCAGCAGTCGGAGCGTGAAAGAAAAGAGATTGCCGGCATTAAAAAACTGGCCAACGAAAGGGCCAAGAAGGCCAACCTTCACAACAAGAAATTGCGCGATTGCCGTTTTCACTTCAACGAGGGGAAAGATGGGAGGGGCCAGGAGTCGATGATATTCATCACCGAAGGGGATTCAGCCAGCGGCTCCATTACCAAATCAAGGGACGTGGAGACGCAAGCCGTGTTCAGCCTGCGGGGAAAGCCCCTGAATTGCTTTGGCCTTACCAAAAAGGTAGTGTATGAAAACGAGGAGTTCAACCTGTTGCAGCACGCCCTGAACATTGAAGATGGCCTTGATGGCCTGAGGTACAACAAAGTGGTGATAGCCACGGACGCGGATGTGGACGGCATGCACATCAGGCTGTTGTTGCTTACCTTCTTCCTGCAATTTTTTCCTGAACTGGTAAAGGCGGGCCATGTGTTCATTCTCGAGACGCCCCTGTTCCGTGTCCGCAACAAGAAGGAAACTGTGTATTGCTACTCGGAAGACGAAAAGCAAAAGGCGGTGGCGAAGCTGGGGGCCAAGCCGGAAATCACCCGTTTCAAAGGGTTGGGCGAAATATCCCCCGATGAATTCGGGAAGTTTATTGGCGAGGACATAAGGCTTCAACCGGTAATATTGGGCAAGGACAGCCACCTGGCCAGTACCCTGGAGTTTTATATGGGAAAAAACAGCCCTACCCGCCAGGAATTTATAATCGATAACCTGAGGATTGAAATGGACATCGTCAAGGAAGGCGTCATGGAGGAAGTAGAAGTGTAA
- a CDS encoding RNA methyltransferase, with protein sequence MDGNDSKEGLARHLSQFISGNKKRLMEAVLDHRTRHLALVLEDIYQSQNASAVFRTMECFGIQDVHLIENQHAYGANKRVLQGADKWLTINHYNKPGADNTPLCFARLKDAGYRILATSPAADTPIGEVDISQKMAVVMGNELHGLSETACKGADQLVKIPMEGFTESLNLSVSAAICIYELMGRVRASSINWQLPPSERADLKLEWYRKSVKRSEMIEQKYLRSIQ encoded by the coding sequence ATGGACGGCAACGATAGCAAGGAGGGGCTTGCCCGGCACCTTTCCCAATTTATATCCGGGAACAAAAAAAGGCTGATGGAGGCCGTGCTTGACCACCGCACGCGCCACCTTGCGCTTGTGCTGGAAGATATCTACCAATCCCAAAATGCAAGTGCCGTTTTTCGTACCATGGAGTGCTTTGGCATACAGGACGTCCACCTTATCGAAAACCAACATGCATATGGGGCAAACAAAAGGGTGTTGCAAGGGGCAGACAAATGGCTGACCATCAACCATTACAACAAGCCTGGAGCGGACAACACACCGCTGTGTTTTGCGCGGTTAAAAGATGCCGGGTATAGAATCCTGGCCACTTCGCCTGCTGCCGATACGCCCATTGGCGAGGTGGACATTTCGCAAAAAATGGCCGTGGTCATGGGCAACGAACTGCACGGGTTATCGGAAACGGCCTGCAAAGGGGCCGACCAACTGGTAAAAATCCCAATGGAAGGTTTTACTGAAAGCCTGAACCTGTCGGTGAGTGCCGCCATCTGCATATACGAGCTGATGGGCAGGGTGCGGGCATCTTCCATAAACTGGCAACTTCCGCCATCGGAACGGGCCGACCTGAAATTGGAATGGTACAGGAAGTCCGTCAAAAGGTCGGAAATGATTGAGCAAAAGTATTTGCGATCAATTCAGTAA
- a CDS encoding DUF3108 domain-containing protein yields MDRLLIGFVLFLGLSAFAVRQEYGFPEINNTSFGPGEEIHYRVNFGFFTVGSATTKVDKKIFRINSRPSYKVDAFGATSGMVSWITKVDDQWGAYIDTAALITHVSYRKIKEGRYRKDELTTFDHAHNKAEVKVRNKKTGVYDDAKVYDTPDNVRDLVGGFLYLRVIEFEKLHKGDTITISGFFEDTSYNLDIIYDGKEVIHTRVGKIRCLKLVPIMPDNKLFDGENSITCWISDDGNKIPVKIQAKMFIGSTGIEMVGFRGLRNPLKVIFD; encoded by the coding sequence ATGGACCGACTGCTGATTGGTTTTGTTTTGTTCCTCGGCCTCTCGGCCTTTGCCGTTCGCCAGGAATATGGATTTCCCGAAATCAACAACACCAGCTTTGGCCCCGGTGAAGAAATCCACTATCGTGTCAATTTTGGCTTTTTTACCGTTGGAAGCGCCACCACCAAAGTGGACAAGAAGATTTTTCGGATCAACTCCAGGCCCAGCTACAAGGTGGATGCCTTTGGGGCAACCAGTGGCATGGTGTCATGGATCACCAAAGTGGACGACCAGTGGGGCGCCTATATCGATACGGCCGCACTGATTACCCATGTGAGCTACCGCAAAATAAAGGAAGGAAGGTACAGGAAGGACGAGTTGACTACTTTTGACCACGCCCATAACAAGGCCGAAGTAAAGGTAAGGAACAAGAAGACCGGGGTGTACGATGATGCCAAGGTGTACGATACCCCTGATAACGTCAGGGACCTGGTGGGGGGATTTCTTTACCTGCGGGTCATCGAGTTTGAAAAACTTCACAAGGGCGACACCATCACCATTTCCGGCTTCTTCGAGGATACCTCCTATAACCTGGATATCATTTACGATGGCAAGGAGGTGATCCACACCCGGGTAGGAAAGATAAGGTGCTTGAAGCTGGTGCCCATCATGCCCGACAATAAGTTATTTGATGGCGAGAACTCCATCACGTGCTGGATATCCGATGATGGCAACAAAATCCCGGTGAAGATACAGGCGAAGATGTTTATTGGCAGCACCGGAATAGAAATGGTGGGGTTCCGGGGGTTGCGCAACCCCCTCAAGGTTATTTTTGATTAG
- a CDS encoding 3-hydroxybutyryl-CoA dehydrogenase, with product MKNISVIGSGTMGNGIAHVFALNGYNVSLIDIAEDRLAAALATIEKNLARQVDKGAITDSDKQKAIGNISTFTDLKKGVATADLVVEAATENVDLKLKIFKDLDGLVKPETVLASNTSSISITKIASVTSRPDKVIGMHFMNPVPVMKLVEVIRGYDTSEKVTAGIMALSKSLGKSPVEVNDYPGFVANRILMPMINEAIHALFEGVGGVAEIDTVMKLGMAHPMGPLQLADFIGLDVCLSILRVLHDGFGNPKYAPCPLLVNMVQAGHLGVKSGSGFYKYAKGSKELVVADRFKA from the coding sequence ATGAAAAATATTTCGGTTATCGGTTCGGGCACCATGGGAAATGGCATCGCCCATGTTTTTGCCCTCAACGGGTATAATGTTTCCCTTATCGACATTGCAGAAGACCGGCTGGCGGCCGCGCTTGCCACCATTGAAAAAAACCTTGCCCGCCAGGTGGACAAAGGGGCAATCACCGATAGCGACAAGCAAAAGGCAATAGGCAATATTTCTACCTTCACCGATTTGAAGAAAGGCGTTGCCACTGCCGACCTCGTGGTGGAGGCCGCCACTGAAAACGTGGACCTCAAGCTGAAAATATTCAAAGACCTGGATGGCCTGGTAAAACCTGAAACGGTGTTGGCTTCAAATACTTCGTCCATTTCCATTACAAAAATAGCTTCCGTTACGTCACGCCCCGACAAAGTCATAGGCATGCACTTCATGAACCCGGTACCGGTGATGAAGTTGGTGGAGGTGATAAGGGGATACGACACAAGCGAAAAGGTGACGGCCGGCATTATGGCACTTTCGAAGTCGCTGGGCAAATCTCCCGTGGAGGTAAACGACTATCCCGGCTTTGTGGCCAACCGCATCCTCATGCCCATGATCAATGAGGCTATCCATGCCCTTTTTGAAGGCGTGGGTGGCGTGGCAGAGATCGATACCGTGATGAAACTGGGAATGGCGCATCCCATGGGCCCGCTGCAACTGGCAGACTTTATCGGCCTGGATGTTTGCCTTTCGATCCTGCGCGTGCTCCACGATGGTTTTGGCAATCCCAAGTATGCCCCCTGCCCCCTTCTCGTCAACATGGTGCAGGCAGGCCACCTGGGGGTGAAATCGGGAAGCGGGTTCTATAAGTATGCGAAAGGAAGCAAGGAGTTGGTGGTGGCGGACCGGTTTAAAGCGTAG